From Cherax quadricarinatus isolate ZL_2023a chromosome 69, ASM3850222v1, whole genome shotgun sequence, the proteins below share one genomic window:
- the LOC128701852 gene encoding oplophorus-luciferin 2-monooxygenase non-catalytic subunit isoform X2 has protein sequence MRTSFSLLVALLFILNGDGGSTAEVTPVTMPKRPCPIPDDIQPCVCVFDEDLYQLDLDCSAVLDEDDLYKVFQATFPFKVFRKFTIYENSHLNFLPSDVFGEVQFEEISITKGVLNEVQNETFASSYLTAVTIDLSSNHIEYFPFHEVSSFTLLETLNIGFNNLTSISPMTSPTLKLLYLNHNTLYHIAANTFVELPSVQEIHLAGTQLQELKPETFTGLQMLTVINMETNKLRNLAGGTFNLSSVQAAVSIDLTNNLINTVNIGAFTGNPLDCGCDLEWVVLNQSRWLPYLYGAICYDGITLQELDPTFYINYC, from the exons ATGAGGACCTCATTCAGTCTCCTCGTGGCTCTTCTGTTCATTCTgaatggtgatggaggtagtacgGCAGAGGTCACGCCTGTAACGATGCCAAAGCGGCCGTGTCCCATACCTGATGATATCCAGCCTTGCGTGTGCGTGTTTGATGAAGATTTGTACCAGCTAGATCTTGATTGCTCAGCTGTACTGGACGAAGATGACCTATATAAAGTGTTCCAGGCTACCTTTCCCTTTAAGGTATTCCGAAAATTCACCATTTACGAGAACAGCCACCTAAACTTTCTTCCATCTGACGTCTTCGGGGAGGTACAGTTCGAGGAGATCTCCATCACCAAGGGAGTGTTAAATGAGGTGCAGAACGAAACCTTCGCCAGTAGTTACTTGACGGCAGTGACCATCGACCTTTCGTCAAACCACATCGAGTACTTTCCATTCCACGAAGTATCCAGCTTCACCTTGCTGGAGACCCTCAACATCGGCTTCAACAACCTGACGTCCATCTCTCCGATGACATCTCCAACCCTAAAATTATTATATCTCAATCACAACACCCTTTACCATATCGCCGCTAACACCTTCGTGGAACTGCCCAGTGTTCAGGAGATTCACTTGGCTGGCACGCAACTCCAGGAGCTAAAACCCG AAACCTTCACTGGTCTACAGATGTTGACGGTGATCAACATGGAAACTAACAAGCTGAGGAACCTGGCTGGAGGAACCTTCAACCTCAGCAGTGTACAGGCAGCTGTCTCCATTGATCTTACCAATAACTTAATTAACACTGTCAACATCGGTGCCTTCACTG GTAACCCGCTAGATTGTGGTTGTGACCTGGAGTGGGTTGTGCTGAACCAGAGCCGCTGGCTTCCTTACCTCTATGGTGCGATATGCTACGATGGTATCACACTGCAAGAACTGGATCCAACATTTTACATCAATTACTGCTGA
- the LOC128701852 gene encoding oplophorus-luciferin 2-monooxygenase non-catalytic subunit isoform X1, with product MRTSFSLLVALLFILNGDGGSTAEVTPVTMPKRPCPIPDDIQPCVCVFDEDLYQLDLDCSAVLDEDDLYKVFQATFPFKVFRKFTIYENSHLNFLPSDVFGEVQFEEISITKGVLNEVQNETFASSYLTAVTIDLSSNHIEYFPFHEVSSFTLLETLNIGFNNLTSISPMTSPTLKLLYLNHNTLYHIAANTFVELPSVQEIHLAGTQLQELKPETFTGLQMLTVINMETNKLRNLAGGTFNLSSVQAAVSIDLTNNLINTVNIGAFTGLAEDSVIILYLNEVSLLEEEVWRPVLENNVTVVLTGNPLDCGCDLEWVVLNQSRWLPYLYGAICYDGITLQELDPTFYINYC from the exons ATGAGGACCTCATTCAGTCTCCTCGTGGCTCTTCTGTTCATTCTgaatggtgatggaggtagtacgGCAGAGGTCACGCCTGTAACGATGCCAAAGCGGCCGTGTCCCATACCTGATGATATCCAGCCTTGCGTGTGCGTGTTTGATGAAGATTTGTACCAGCTAGATCTTGATTGCTCAGCTGTACTGGACGAAGATGACCTATATAAAGTGTTCCAGGCTACCTTTCCCTTTAAGGTATTCCGAAAATTCACCATTTACGAGAACAGCCACCTAAACTTTCTTCCATCTGACGTCTTCGGGGAGGTACAGTTCGAGGAGATCTCCATCACCAAGGGAGTGTTAAATGAGGTGCAGAACGAAACCTTCGCCAGTAGTTACTTGACGGCAGTGACCATCGACCTTTCGTCAAACCACATCGAGTACTTTCCATTCCACGAAGTATCCAGCTTCACCTTGCTGGAGACCCTCAACATCGGCTTCAACAACCTGACGTCCATCTCTCCGATGACATCTCCAACCCTAAAATTATTATATCTCAATCACAACACCCTTTACCATATCGCCGCTAACACCTTCGTGGAACTGCCCAGTGTTCAGGAGATTCACTTGGCTGGCACGCAACTCCAGGAGCTAAAACCCG AAACCTTCACTGGTCTACAGATGTTGACGGTGATCAACATGGAAACTAACAAGCTGAGGAACCTGGCTGGAGGAACCTTCAACCTCAGCAGTGTACAGGCAGCTGTCTCCATTGATCTTACCAATAACTTAATTAACACTGTCAACATCGGTGCCTTCACTG GTCTGGCTGAAGACTCTGTTATCATTCTCTATCTGAACGAGGTGTCCCtgttggaggaggaggtgtggagaccCGTCTTGGAAAACAATGTCACGGTGGTTCTGACAG GTAACCCGCTAGATTGTGGTTGTGACCTGGAGTGGGTTGTGCTGAACCAGAGCCGCTGGCTTCCTTACCTCTATGGTGCGATATGCTACGATGGTATCACACTGCAAGAACTGGATCCAACATTTTACATCAATTACTGCTGA
- the LOC128701852 gene encoding oplophorus-luciferin 2-monooxygenase non-catalytic subunit isoform X3: protein MRTSFSLLVALLFILNGDGGSTAEVTPVTMPKRPCPIPDDIQPCVCVFDEDLYQLDLDCSAVLDEDDLYKVFQATFPFKVFRKFTIYENSHLNFLPSDVFGEVQFEEISITKGVLNEVQNETFASSYLTAVTIDLSSNHIEYFPFHEVSSFTLLETLNIGFNNLTSISPMTSPTLKLLYLNHNTLYHIAANTFVELPSVQEIHLAGTQLQELKPGLAEDSVIILYLNEVSLLEEEVWRPVLENNVTVVLTGNPLDCGCDLEWVVLNQSRWLPYLYGAICYDGITLQELDPTFYINYC, encoded by the exons ATGAGGACCTCATTCAGTCTCCTCGTGGCTCTTCTGTTCATTCTgaatggtgatggaggtagtacgGCAGAGGTCACGCCTGTAACGATGCCAAAGCGGCCGTGTCCCATACCTGATGATATCCAGCCTTGCGTGTGCGTGTTTGATGAAGATTTGTACCAGCTAGATCTTGATTGCTCAGCTGTACTGGACGAAGATGACCTATATAAAGTGTTCCAGGCTACCTTTCCCTTTAAGGTATTCCGAAAATTCACCATTTACGAGAACAGCCACCTAAACTTTCTTCCATCTGACGTCTTCGGGGAGGTACAGTTCGAGGAGATCTCCATCACCAAGGGAGTGTTAAATGAGGTGCAGAACGAAACCTTCGCCAGTAGTTACTTGACGGCAGTGACCATCGACCTTTCGTCAAACCACATCGAGTACTTTCCATTCCACGAAGTATCCAGCTTCACCTTGCTGGAGACCCTCAACATCGGCTTCAACAACCTGACGTCCATCTCTCCGATGACATCTCCAACCCTAAAATTATTATATCTCAATCACAACACCCTTTACCATATCGCCGCTAACACCTTCGTGGAACTGCCCAGTGTTCAGGAGATTCACTTGGCTGGCACGCAACTCCAGGAGCTAAAACCCG GTCTGGCTGAAGACTCTGTTATCATTCTCTATCTGAACGAGGTGTCCCtgttggaggaggaggtgtggagaccCGTCTTGGAAAACAATGTCACGGTGGTTCTGACAG GTAACCCGCTAGATTGTGGTTGTGACCTGGAGTGGGTTGTGCTGAACCAGAGCCGCTGGCTTCCTTACCTCTATGGTGCGATATGCTACGATGGTATCACACTGCAAGAACTGGATCCAACATTTTACATCAATTACTGCTGA